In one Argonema galeatum A003/A1 genomic region, the following are encoded:
- a CDS encoding class I SAM-dependent methyltransferase, producing the protein MAVRQDTIWERFLAPVVRVFIDEEGIRRFYESVDWEKESDRIRDPNLTYPSYYSSQNFHGIEGGYLNPSASVSYDPITQYVLPPNETWIRQGLIDAIDVQPQRILDLGCGTGSTTLMLKQAFPQAEAIGLDLSPYMLFMANHKARKAQLNIQWRHGNAEQTGFADRSFDVVTASLLCHETPPAVTKAILRESFRLLKTGGQVLILDGNQKTLRQTDWLNDIFEEPYIKAYAAGNLDAWMGMAGFEAVQTQDLWWLHQVTKGIKPILDEETSNSAAVVRNSVATGSTAESDDLEGFLAPAFTT; encoded by the coding sequence ATGGCGGTTCGTCAAGATACGATTTGGGAAAGGTTTTTAGCGCCAGTGGTTCGGGTTTTCATTGATGAAGAAGGGATACGGCGATTTTATGAAAGTGTTGATTGGGAAAAAGAAAGCGATCGCATCCGCGACCCCAATCTCACCTATCCCTCCTACTACAGTAGCCAAAACTTCCACGGTATAGAGGGCGGATATCTCAACCCCAGTGCTTCAGTTTCCTACGATCCCATCACCCAGTACGTATTGCCACCCAACGAAACCTGGATACGCCAAGGCTTGATAGACGCCATCGACGTACAGCCGCAACGTATTTTAGACTTAGGGTGCGGGACTGGTTCCACAACGCTGATGTTGAAACAAGCTTTTCCCCAAGCAGAAGCGATCGGTTTGGACTTATCGCCGTATATGCTATTCATGGCGAACCATAAAGCCCGAAAAGCACAGCTTAATATCCAGTGGCGACATGGCAATGCGGAACAAACGGGGTTTGCCGATCGCTCTTTTGATGTGGTGACGGCTTCTTTGTTATGCCACGAAACGCCACCAGCAGTAACAAAAGCGATTCTGCGGGAAAGCTTCCGCCTCCTGAAGACGGGAGGACAAGTTTTAATTCTGGATGGCAACCAGAAAACTTTGCGCCAGACGGACTGGTTGAATGATATTTTTGAAGAACCTTATATTAAGGCTTACGCTGCTGGAAATTTGGATGCTTGGATGGGAATGGCAGGCTTTGAAGCGGTGCAAACCCAAGATCTGTGGTGGTTGCATCAGGTGACAAAAGGCATCAAACCTATCTTAGATGAAGAGACATCTAACTCGGCGGCAGTTGTCCGCAACTCTGTGGCGACTGGTAGCACAGCAGAAAGTGACGATTTGGAGGGTTTTCTGGCCCCAGCTTTTACTACATGA
- a CDS encoding P63C domain-containing protein, producing MTNRKSSIIKTTREGIEFYTHEATGESGMSQSGLARLCDVAQQTINVLLQDLATGQARSECLEPFAGKDLWLKERGLDQAKVVKDEICAAIIEYYAFEARKTTEKALFAYRKFAKMGVRAWIQEITGWENRRKVRIIQAFLQEKHDPWKPRFEKEFFDEAYRVTGWKSTSKGHPSVMGKLINKTIYDWFPDGVVERLEELNPRQKNGLRKRKQFQYLKEPGLKFLDGRRLAVLAVMRLSPDSDRKQFETNIEKAFSGTTQEIYLSTSGDSYDDDQFPS from the coding sequence ATGACCAACCGAAAATCATCGATTATCAAGACGACTCGTGAGGGAATAGAGTTTTACACTCACGAAGCAACAGGGGAGTCTGGAATGTCCCAATCTGGGCTTGCGCGTCTGTGCGATGTAGCCCAACAAACCATAAACGTCTTACTTCAAGATTTGGCTACAGGCCAAGCGCGGTCTGAATGTCTAGAACCCTTTGCTGGTAAGGATTTATGGCTAAAGGAAAGGGGGCTAGATCAAGCTAAGGTCGTTAAAGATGAAATTTGTGCTGCAATTATAGAATATTACGCTTTTGAAGCACGAAAGACCACAGAAAAAGCCTTATTTGCTTATCGCAAGTTTGCCAAAATGGGTGTTCGCGCTTGGATTCAAGAAATTACTGGCTGGGAAAACAGGCGAAAAGTACGAATTATACAGGCTTTTTTACAAGAAAAACACGATCCCTGGAAACCTCGTTTTGAGAAAGAGTTTTTTGATGAGGCTTATCGGGTTACTGGATGGAAGTCAACGTCCAAAGGACATCCTTCTGTCATGGGGAAACTGATCAATAAAACCATTTATGATTGGTTTCCTGATGGAGTTGTTGAGCGTTTAGAAGAACTAAATCCAAGACAGAAGAACGGATTGAGGAAGCGGAAACAATTCCAATATCTTAAGGAACCAGGACTTAAGTTTTTAGATGGCCGGAGATTGGCAGTTTTGGCGGTAATGCGGTTGTCACCTGACAGCGATCGAAAGCAGTTTGAAACAAACATTGAAAAAGCATTCTCTGGTACAACCCAAGAAATTTACTTATCCACTTCAGGGGATAGTTATGATGATGATCAATTCCCAAGTTAA
- a CDS encoding HAD family hydrolase, protein MTLKAVLFDFNGIIINDEAIHEKLIAQILIEENLRSKPGEYRQICLGRSDRACIVELLTRRGRVVTESYLTQLIARKAQAYQIELEKLEKLPIYPGLEDLIYKLRSAKLRMAVVSGALRSEVELVLNRAKLAQNFDLIVAGDDLKASKPEPDSYLLAVERFNQQIPGFNLEPSQCLAIEDTFAGITAAKLAGIQVVGVANTYPFHMLQRRAHWTVDYLTHLELERVQEVFSQQELQETVAEC, encoded by the coding sequence ATGACATTGAAGGCAGTACTGTTTGATTTTAACGGCATCATCATTAATGATGAGGCGATTCACGAAAAGCTGATCGCGCAGATTTTGATTGAGGAAAATTTGCGATCGAAACCGGGGGAGTACCGACAAATTTGTCTGGGTAGAAGCGATCGGGCCTGTATCGTCGAACTACTCACTCGTCGGGGTCGCGTTGTCACCGAAAGCTATTTAACCCAACTGATCGCCCGCAAAGCCCAAGCTTACCAGATCGAACTGGAAAAACTGGAAAAATTACCCATTTATCCAGGGTTGGAGGACTTAATTTATAAGCTGCGATCGGCTAAGCTGCGGATGGCGGTGGTCAGCGGGGCTTTACGTTCCGAAGTGGAACTGGTCTTAAATAGAGCTAAGCTGGCCCAAAACTTTGACTTGATTGTAGCCGGAGATGACTTGAAAGCGAGCAAACCCGAACCGGATAGTTATCTGTTGGCGGTGGAAAGATTCAATCAGCAAATTCCCGGTTTTAACCTCGAACCATCCCAGTGTCTGGCAATTGAAGATACTTTTGCTGGGATTACAGCGGCGAAGCTAGCGGGAATACAGGTAGTTGGTGTGGCGAATACCTACCCCTTCCATATGCTCCAGCGTCGGGCCCACTGGACGGTGGATTATCTTACTCATCTAGAATTGGAACGAGTGCAGGAAGTATTTTCCCAGCAGGAACTCCAGGAAACTGTCGCTGAGTGTTAG
- a CDS encoding KilA-N domain-containing protein, with amino-acid sequence MSKSGKSKLDYNGFIILKDNGLVCLTDMWRAAGAIKTQKVDYWLKPESNCLLLLQILLESKPDLKPEIERVLATKPQSAFRNQEYRNWTNQVKQIAVDAGLIKITKGKIGGTYAIDKIAIAYAQFLSPEFHAWALTAIKERIEEEADPELGITRSRQRAIRAWERQGKSTNYISARLDSIPREDYYESALYQHGVTTPKEFAWCKTKVYEPIIGHPNSFRANRGLKKGQNLKDGMNIEELSTTDFAKVLSTKRINTLNPDNARSCASISYSAAQQIANLLNQ; translated from the coding sequence ATGTCAAAATCGGGAAAGAGCAAATTGGACTACAACGGTTTTATTATCCTAAAAGACAATGGTTTAGTCTGTCTAACTGATATGTGGAGGGCAGCGGGCGCTATCAAAACTCAGAAGGTAGATTATTGGCTTAAGCCAGAAAGTAATTGCCTTTTATTGCTACAAATTTTACTTGAAAGCAAGCCAGATTTGAAGCCGGAAATAGAGCGGGTTTTAGCCACAAAACCACAATCGGCTTTTAGAAATCAAGAGTACAGAAATTGGACGAATCAAGTTAAGCAGATAGCTGTTGATGCTGGCTTAATAAAGATCACGAAAGGAAAAATTGGCGGAACTTATGCGATTGACAAAATTGCTATTGCTTACGCTCAATTTTTATCCCCAGAATTTCACGCTTGGGCACTTACTGCGATTAAAGAAAGAATCGAGGAAGAGGCCGATCCCGAACTAGGTATTACTCGTAGTCGGCAACGAGCGATCAGAGCTTGGGAAAGACAAGGTAAAAGCACTAATTACATTAGTGCGCGTCTTGATTCAATCCCCAGAGAAGATTACTACGAATCAGCTTTGTACCAACATGGTGTCACTACGCCAAAAGAGTTTGCCTGGTGCAAAACTAAGGTCTATGAGCCGATTATTGGGCATCCTAATAGCTTTCGTGCCAATAGGGGTCTCAAAAAAGGACAAAACCTAAAGGATGGCATGAACATTGAAGAACTAAGTACAACTGATTTTGCAAAAGTTCTCAGTACTAAGCGTATCAACACCCTCAATCCTGACAACGCCAGATCGTGTGCTAGTATCTCTTATTCTGCTGCTCAGCAAATCGCTAACCTCCTGAACCAGTAA